One Cervus canadensis isolate Bull #8, Minnesota chromosome 1, ASM1932006v1, whole genome shotgun sequence genomic window carries:
- the NGFR gene encoding tumor necrosis factor receptor superfamily member 16 translates to MGSGAAGRAMDGPRLLLLLLLGVSLGGAKEACPTDLYTHSGECCKACNLGEGVAQPCGANQTVCEPCLDSVTFSDVVSATEPCKPCTECVGLQSMSAPCVEADDAVCRCAYGYYQDETTGRCEACRVCEAGSGLVFSCQDKQNTVCEECPDGTYSDEANHVDPCLPCTVCEDTERQLRECTRWADAECEEIPGRWITRATPPEGSDSTDPSTQEPEVPPEQDLVTSTVSDVVTTVMGSSQPVVTRGTADNLIPVYCSILAAVVVGLVAYIAFKRWNSCKQNKQGANSRPVNQTPPPEGEKLHSDSGISVDSQSLHDQQPHTQTAASQALKGDGGLYSSLPLAKREEVEKLLNGSAGDTWRHLAGELGYQPEHIDSFTHEACPARALLASWAAQDSATLDTLLAALRRIQRADIVESLCSESTATSPV, encoded by the exons ATGGGGTCAGGTGCCGCCGGCCGCGCCATGGACGGGCCgcgcctgctgctgctgctgctcctgggg gtgTCCCTTGGAGGTGCCAAGGAGGCATGCCCCACGGACCTGTACACCCACAGCGGAGAGTGCTGCAAAGCCTGCAACCTGGGTGAGGGCGTGGCCCAGCCTTGCGGAGCCAACCAGACCGTGTGTGAACCCTGCCTAGACA GCGTGACCTTCTCGGACGTGGTGAGCGCCACGGAGCCGTGTAAGCCGTGCACGGAGTGCGTGGGGCTGCAGAGCATGTCGGCGCCCTGCGTGGAGGCCGACGACGCCGTGTGCCGCTGCGCCTACGGCTACTACCAGGACGAGACGACCGGCCGCTGCGAGGCGTGCCGAGTGTGCGAGGCGGGCTCGGGGCTCGTGTTCTCCTGCCAGGACAAGCAGAACACCGTGTGCGAGGAGTGCCCCGACGGCACGTACTCCGACGAGGCCAACCACGTGGACCCCTGCCTGCCCTGCACGGTGTGTGAGGACACGGAACGCCAGCTGCGGGAGTGCACGCGCTGGGCCGACGCCGAGTGCGAGG AGATCCCTGGACGTTGGATTACACGGGCCACACCCCCAGAGGGCTCAGACAGCACAGACCCCAGCACCCAGGAGCCGGAAGTACCTCCAGAGCAGGATCTGGTAACCAGCACTGTGTCAGATGTGGTGACCACGGTGATGGGCAGCTCCCAGCCTGTGGTGACCCGAGGTACCGCCGACAACCTCATCCCTGTCTATTGCTCCATCCTGGCTGCTGTGGTTGTGGGCCTTGTGGCCTACATCGCCTTCAAGAG GTGGAACAGCTGCAAGCAGAACAAGCAAGGAGCCAACAGCCGACCTGTGAACCAGACACCCCCACCAGAGGGAGAAAAGCTGCACAGCGACAGCGGCATCTCTGTGGACAGTCAGAGCCTGCATGACCAGCAGCCCCACACGCAGACTGCCGCAAGCCAGG CCCTCAAGGGTGATGGAGGCCTCTACAGCAGCCTGCCGCTGGCCAAGCGGGAGGAGGTGGAGAAGCTGCTCAATGGCTCTGCGGGGGACACCTGGCGGCATCTGGCAGGCGAGTTGGGTTACCAGCCTGAGCACATAGACTCCTTCACCCATGAGGCCTGCCCTGCCCGTGCCCTGCTGGCCAGCTGGGCCGCCCAGGACAGCGCCACACTCGACACCCTCCTGGCGGCCCTGCGCCGCATCCAGCGAGCCGACATCGTGGAGAGCCTGTGCAGCGAGTCTACGGCCACGTCCCCCGTGTGA